In Chitinophaga nivalis, a single genomic region encodes these proteins:
- a CDS encoding oxidoreductase, with protein MMNKTAIVIGATGLTGTHLVAALLQDPAFGKVKVLVRQPWAHQREKLETILVDFNDETQLAAALHGDALFCCIGTTIRKAGSQETFRQVDFDIPVRCATIAHRQGVRQFLLISSIGADNRSRNFYLRTKGETEAAILQTGFVSTCIFRPSFLIGQREEFRLGEWIAKYLIQLFYFLLQGKWKKYRGIKAATVAHAMVMAAKQDDTGTHIFESDAIQQTGA; from the coding sequence ATGATGAACAAAACTGCTATCGTTATCGGCGCTACCGGTCTTACCGGCACCCACCTGGTGGCGGCTTTGCTGCAGGACCCTGCCTTTGGAAAAGTAAAGGTACTGGTACGGCAGCCCTGGGCCCACCAGCGGGAAAAGCTGGAGACCATACTGGTAGACTTCAACGATGAAACACAACTCGCCGCCGCCTTACACGGCGACGCACTTTTTTGCTGTATTGGTACCACCATCCGGAAAGCCGGCAGCCAGGAAACTTTCCGCCAGGTGGATTTCGATATTCCCGTAAGATGTGCCACCATCGCACACCGCCAGGGTGTCCGTCAATTCCTGCTGATCTCGTCCATAGGTGCAGATAACCGTTCCCGTAACTTCTACCTGCGTACCAAAGGCGAAACAGAAGCAGCGATCCTGCAAACAGGATTCGTCAGCACCTGTATCTTCAGGCCCTCTTTCCTGATCGGACAAAGAGAAGAATTCCGGTTGGGAGAATGGATCGCCAAATACCTGATCCAGCTGTTCTACTTTTTACTACAAGGTAAATGGAAAAAATACCGGGGTATCAAAGCCGCTACGGTTGCCCATGCCATGGTCATGGCTGCCAAACAGGACGACACCGGCACCCATATATTTGAATCAGACGCTATTCAGCAAACAGGCGCTTAA
- the murB gene encoding UDP-N-acetylmuramate dehydrogenase, with protein sequence MGLSENVQLKSYNTFGIAAIARYFRTFDSAAALSEVLAMVTDKDLPKMILGGGSNLLFTGDYNGLVLKNDIRGIAVVKEDNDYVYVKAGAGESWHGFVQHCIAQQLAGLENLSLIPGNVGASPMQNIGAYGVEIKDVFHELEALHLQDREVVHFNNTDCRFGYRESVFKKEYRQQFAILSVTYRLRKQPQFNTSYGAINEELQRMGVQDLSIQAISQAVINIRSSKLPDPAKIGNAGSFFKNPTVAKEKFEQLKAAYPELVAYPAGDDRYKLAAGWLIEQCGWKGYRKGDAGVHARQALVLVNYGAAQGNEIYQLSQEVLDSVAAKFGVELEREVNII encoded by the coding sequence ATGGGCTTATCGGAGAATGTTCAGCTTAAATCATACAATACGTTTGGCATAGCAGCTATAGCCCGCTATTTCAGGACGTTTGACTCCGCAGCAGCATTATCGGAAGTATTGGCAATGGTTACAGACAAGGACTTGCCGAAGATGATACTGGGTGGAGGCAGCAACCTGCTGTTTACCGGCGATTACAACGGACTGGTATTGAAAAATGATATCCGCGGTATTGCCGTGGTGAAAGAAGATAACGACTACGTATATGTGAAAGCAGGAGCAGGAGAAAGCTGGCATGGCTTTGTGCAGCATTGTATTGCGCAGCAGCTGGCAGGACTGGAGAATCTCTCGCTGATACCGGGTAATGTGGGCGCCAGCCCGATGCAGAATATCGGCGCCTATGGCGTGGAAATCAAAGATGTATTCCATGAGCTGGAAGCCTTGCACCTGCAGGACCGGGAGGTGGTACATTTCAATAACACAGATTGCCGGTTTGGTTACCGGGAAAGTGTATTTAAGAAGGAATACCGGCAGCAATTTGCGATCCTGTCTGTCACCTACCGGTTGCGTAAACAACCGCAATTTAATACCAGCTATGGCGCTATTAATGAAGAGTTGCAACGCATGGGCGTACAGGATCTCTCCATTCAGGCAATCAGCCAGGCGGTGATCAATATCCGTTCCTCCAAATTGCCGGACCCGGCTAAAATCGGGAATGCCGGTAGTTTTTTCAAGAATCCAACGGTAGCAAAAGAAAAATTTGAACAGCTGAAGGCAGCCTATCCTGAGCTGGTGGCTTATCCCGCCGGCGACGACCGGTATAAGCTGGCCGCAGGCTGGCTGATAGAGCAGTGTGGCTGGAAAGGGTACCGGAAAGGAGATGCCGGCGTACATGCCCGGCAGGCTTTGGTACTGGTGAATTATGGCGCCGCGCAGGGGAATGAGATCTACCAGCTGTCGCAGGAAGTGCTGGACAGTGTAGCCGCAAAATTTGGGGTGGAGCTGGAAAGAGAAGTGAATATTATCTGA
- a CDS encoding phosphohydrolase: protein MDLARAIEIAISVHRDQVDKYGHPYLEHVFRVMQAGRSDEEKIVGALHDVVEDSDWTFDALEKEGLAPHLLEALRCVTKLSEEEDYTHFINRILDNKLACVVKLNDLADNMDIRRMTAVQEKDLQRLNKYLQAYQRITAAVIR, encoded by the coding sequence ATGGATCTAGCCCGCGCAATTGAAATTGCCATATCTGTACACAGAGATCAGGTAGACAAATACGGTCACCCCTATCTCGAACATGTATTCCGGGTAATGCAGGCCGGGCGTAGCGACGAAGAGAAAATAGTGGGAGCACTGCATGATGTTGTAGAAGACAGCGACTGGACTTTTGACGCATTGGAAAAAGAAGGGCTCGCCCCTCACCTCCTGGAAGCACTTCGCTGTGTGACTAAGCTATCTGAAGAAGAAGACTATACGCACTTCATTAACCGTATTCTGGATAACAAGCTCGCCTGTGTAGTGAAACTCAACGATCTTGCAGACAATATGGATATCCGGCGTATGACCGCAGTACAGGAAAAAGACCTGCAACGGCTCAACAAATACCTGCAAGCCTATCAGCGTATCACAGCTGCGGTTATCAGGTAG
- the priA gene encoding replication restart helicase PriA, giving the protein MKYADVILPLALPRNYTYAVPDNMEAVLQVGSRVAVQLGKQKKYAGIVKAIHEQAPADYKTKPILDILDKDPVVYPTQLSFWSWIAAYYMCSEGEVLNAALPAHLKLSSETLLLFNDAYGEDFTALDDDEYMIAEALHIRKELRIEEVQLILDKSEVYSVIKKLIEKKVLLVYEELKEVYREKKENYIQLHASYQEEAQLAALFNEMGRAPKQMELLLAYLHLQKTQGEVLQQELLKKSGATTAQLKGLVDKQILWVEKRTVDRIPAHKAETLIDFDLSPAQAVALEQVRAHLKEKQVTLLHGVTSSGKTQVYVKMMEDCLAAGKQVLYLLPEIALTAQIIRRLQKHFGSTIGIYHSRFNNNERVEIWNKVKNAEIKIVLGARSSLLLPFMDLGLIILDEEHDASYKQQDPAPRYHARDAAIYYAGLFKAKVLLGSATPALESYYNARQGKYGLVELSERFGGMEMPAIDIVDIKKEMTEKTMDGNFSQALKNAIAESIAAEKQVILFQNRRGYAPFLLCTTCGWIPHCKQCDVSLTYHRNQDKLHCHYCGTRYPYVYTCAACGSQTLEPKSFGTEKIEDDLQQVFPQARIARMDVDTVRNKDSHNKLIKLLEDREVDILVGTQMVVKGLDFENVNLVGILSADSLLSYPDFRVNERAFQLMEQVSGRAGRKHGMGKVLIQASNTRHPILHYVMAHDYKAMYEAEIEERQLFGYPPFSRILKLTLRHKNQQVVEQAAQILANWLQPHIGAQLVGPAAPLVARVRNNYLQEMLIKLPREARVITHVKQVLREFFVHLLAEKRFRSVVIVPDVDCV; this is encoded by the coding sequence ATGAAATATGCAGATGTAATATTGCCGCTGGCATTACCCAGGAATTATACTTATGCCGTTCCGGACAATATGGAAGCTGTGTTGCAGGTAGGAAGCCGGGTGGCGGTACAACTGGGCAAACAGAAAAAGTATGCCGGTATTGTCAAGGCTATTCATGAACAGGCGCCTGCGGATTATAAAACCAAACCCATACTGGATATACTGGACAAGGATCCGGTGGTATATCCTACCCAATTATCTTTCTGGAGCTGGATTGCTGCTTACTACATGTGCAGCGAAGGAGAAGTGCTGAATGCCGCATTGCCGGCGCATCTCAAATTATCCAGCGAAACATTGCTGCTTTTCAATGACGCCTACGGCGAAGATTTCACGGCACTCGATGACGATGAATATATGATAGCGGAAGCGCTGCATATCCGGAAAGAGCTGCGGATAGAAGAAGTACAGCTGATTCTCGATAAATCAGAAGTCTACTCTGTCATCAAAAAACTGATTGAAAAAAAAGTATTGCTGGTATATGAAGAATTAAAAGAAGTATACCGCGAGAAAAAAGAAAACTATATACAGCTGCATGCCTCCTATCAGGAAGAAGCACAGCTGGCGGCTCTTTTTAATGAAATGGGCCGCGCACCCAAACAAATGGAACTCCTGTTAGCCTATCTGCATCTGCAGAAAACACAGGGTGAGGTATTGCAACAGGAACTCCTGAAAAAATCCGGTGCTACCACCGCTCAGTTAAAAGGCCTGGTAGATAAACAGATACTGTGGGTAGAAAAACGCACTGTCGACAGAATTCCTGCCCATAAAGCAGAGACGCTGATCGACTTTGACCTGAGCCCGGCACAGGCTGTGGCACTGGAACAGGTGCGTGCACACCTGAAAGAAAAACAGGTGACACTGCTGCATGGCGTTACCTCCAGTGGTAAAACGCAGGTGTATGTGAAAATGATGGAAGACTGTCTGGCTGCCGGTAAACAGGTATTATACCTGCTGCCGGAAATTGCGCTGACGGCACAGATCATCCGGCGGTTGCAGAAACATTTCGGTAGTACCATCGGTATTTACCATTCCCGCTTTAATAATAATGAGCGGGTAGAAATCTGGAACAAGGTAAAGAACGCTGAAATCAAAATAGTACTGGGCGCACGTTCCAGCCTGTTGCTGCCTTTCATGGACCTGGGACTGATTATCCTGGATGAGGAACACGATGCCTCCTACAAGCAACAGGACCCGGCTCCCCGCTACCATGCGCGGGATGCAGCTATTTATTATGCAGGTTTATTCAAGGCCAAAGTGCTGTTGGGCTCTGCTACACCGGCACTGGAATCGTATTATAATGCCCGGCAGGGAAAATATGGACTGGTAGAACTGAGCGAGCGCTTTGGTGGTATGGAGATGCCCGCCATCGATATTGTGGATATCAAGAAAGAGATGACAGAGAAAACGATGGACGGTAACTTCTCGCAGGCACTAAAAAATGCCATTGCAGAAAGTATCGCCGCGGAAAAGCAGGTCATCCTCTTCCAGAACAGGCGTGGTTATGCGCCTTTTCTACTGTGTACTACCTGTGGCTGGATACCACATTGTAAACAATGTGATGTGTCGCTGACCTATCATCGTAACCAGGATAAACTGCATTGCCATTATTGCGGTACCCGTTATCCTTATGTTTATACCTGTGCTGCCTGTGGCTCTCAGACACTGGAACCTAAAAGTTTTGGTACCGAAAAGATCGAAGATGACCTGCAACAGGTTTTCCCGCAGGCCAGGATTGCCCGCATGGATGTGGATACCGTACGTAACAAGGATAGTCATAATAAACTGATTAAACTGCTGGAAGACCGGGAAGTAGATATCCTGGTAGGTACGCAGATGGTGGTGAAAGGGCTTGACTTTGAAAATGTAAATCTGGTAGGTATCCTGAGTGCAGACAGTTTGCTGAGCTATCCCGATTTTCGGGTAAATGAAAGGGCTTTTCAGCTGATGGAGCAGGTGAGTGGCCGTGCCGGCCGTAAACATGGTATGGGAAAAGTATTGATACAGGCCAGCAATACCCGGCATCCTATTTTACATTATGTCATGGCACATGATTATAAAGCCATGTATGAAGCGGAAATCGAAGAACGACAGTTATTTGGTTATCCGCCGTTTTCCAGAATTCTGAAACTCACCTTACGTCATAAAAATCAACAGGTCGTGGAACAGGCTGCGCAGATACTGGCAAACTGGCTGCAACCACATATCGGCGCTCAGCTGGTAGGACCTGCGGCGCCGCTGGTAGCCCGGGTACGGAATAACTACCTGCAGGAGATGCTCATCAAATTACCCCGCGAAGCCCGTGTAATTACACACGTAAAACAGGTGTTGCGTGAATTCTTTGTGCATCTCCTGGCAGAAAAAAGATTCCGTTCGGTGGTGATTGTACCGGATGTGGACTGCGTATAG
- a CDS encoding glycoside hydrolase family 20 protein, which produces MTMKNVCSIGLLLAAAGLWACSGSHHAAAPKGQVSIIPMPAQVQEKADSFLLDKQTVLVASTDADKQTAALFNSWLKELTGYELAIRATADKNAIILQTGQDSTNPEGYTLQAGSQGVNIHGNTASGTFYGIQTLIQLLPVQPATAFYIPGVSITDAPRFSYRGLHLDVGRHFFPVAFIKKYIDLLAMHKMNTFHWHLTDDQGWRVEIKKYARLQEISSKRKETMAGRYADGKYDGKPYGGYYTQEQVKEVVKYAAERFVTVIPEIEMPGHSLAVLTAYPQLGCTGGPYEVGTRWGVYDDVYCAGNDSVYTFLQDVLDEVLELFPSRYIHIGGDESPKVRWQKCPKCQARMKQEHLKDEHALQSYFIQRMEKYLNSKGRQIIGWDEILEGGLAPNATVMSWTGIQGGITAARQKHNVIMTPGNYCYFDHYQSQSTNEPLAIGGFTPVSEVYAYEPVPTELTKEEAVFIKGAQANLWTEYINNTSYLEYMVYPRATALAEVLWSATDKRNYNNFLERLKVHVHRLELKKVNYARHVFEVTGKIADNGKGQAVIQLDSKLEGGTIHYTTDSTAPSLQSPVYTTPLAVTGNTVIRAQVFQNGKPFGNEYHQPFLIHKGLVKKITLDQEPGQSYNPGSPAAMVNGIAGNAAYNDGQWFGYNGKDLTATVELDSVQDIHLVGMNTMNARSNWIYPPKQVVFSVSEDGKTFKEVFKQTSFTKEGINQVRGKLTQARGRYVRMQVQHFGKIPAGAAGAGNPAWVFADEFIIE; this is translated from the coding sequence ATGACAATGAAAAATGTATGCAGCATTGGCTTATTGCTGGCCGCTGCAGGACTTTGGGCATGTTCCGGCTCTCACCATGCCGCTGCCCCCAAAGGCCAGGTAAGCATTATTCCTATGCCTGCCCAGGTGCAGGAAAAAGCAGATTCCTTCCTGCTCGATAAACAAACCGTTCTTGTTGCCAGCACCGATGCCGATAAACAAACAGCGGCCTTATTCAACAGCTGGCTGAAAGAACTCACCGGGTACGAACTGGCCATTCGGGCCACTGCAGATAAAAATGCGATTATCCTGCAAACCGGCCAGGACTCCACTAACCCGGAAGGATACACGCTGCAGGCGGGCAGTCAGGGCGTGAACATTCACGGCAACACCGCCAGTGGTACCTTTTACGGCATTCAAACGCTGATACAGCTGTTGCCGGTACAACCGGCTACTGCCTTTTATATTCCCGGCGTAAGCATTACCGATGCACCCCGCTTTTCCTATCGTGGATTACACCTGGATGTAGGCCGTCATTTCTTCCCGGTAGCTTTCATCAAGAAATATATCGACCTGCTGGCCATGCACAAGATGAATACCTTCCATTGGCATCTTACCGACGACCAGGGCTGGCGCGTGGAAATAAAAAAATATGCCCGCCTGCAGGAGATCTCTTCCAAACGTAAGGAAACCATGGCCGGCCGTTATGCCGACGGAAAATACGATGGCAAGCCCTATGGTGGTTACTATACGCAGGAACAGGTGAAAGAAGTGGTGAAATATGCGGCGGAAAGATTTGTGACCGTAATACCGGAAATAGAGATGCCAGGGCACTCCCTGGCAGTACTGACAGCCTATCCGCAACTGGGCTGTACCGGCGGCCCCTACGAAGTAGGCACCCGCTGGGGCGTATATGACGATGTATACTGTGCCGGTAACGACAGCGTATACACGTTTCTGCAGGATGTACTGGACGAAGTACTGGAGCTGTTCCCCAGCCGCTATATCCACATCGGCGGCGATGAATCGCCTAAAGTACGCTGGCAGAAATGCCCGAAATGCCAGGCCCGCATGAAACAGGAACACCTGAAAGACGAACATGCCCTGCAAAGTTATTTTATACAGCGCATGGAAAAATACCTCAACAGCAAAGGCCGTCAGATCATAGGCTGGGATGAAATCCTGGAAGGCGGACTGGCCCCCAATGCTACCGTGATGAGCTGGACAGGTATCCAGGGAGGCATTACCGCCGCGCGGCAAAAACATAATGTGATCATGACACCGGGCAACTATTGCTACTTTGATCACTACCAGTCGCAAAGTACGAATGAACCACTGGCCATTGGCGGCTTTACACCCGTTAGTGAAGTGTATGCCTACGAGCCCGTACCCACGGAGCTAACCAAAGAAGAAGCGGTATTTATCAAAGGGGCACAGGCCAATCTGTGGACAGAATACATCAACAACACCAGCTACCTGGAGTACATGGTATATCCCCGTGCTACTGCGCTGGCGGAAGTGCTCTGGTCTGCTACCGATAAACGGAACTACAACAACTTCCTGGAGCGGCTGAAAGTACATGTACACCGCCTGGAGCTGAAAAAGGTGAATTATGCCCGACACGTATTTGAAGTAACCGGTAAAATAGCTGACAATGGCAAAGGACAGGCCGTTATTCAGCTGGACAGTAAGCTGGAAGGTGGCACCATCCACTATACGACGGATAGTACAGCGCCTTCCCTGCAATCACCGGTATATACCACACCGCTGGCTGTTACCGGCAACACCGTCATCCGGGCGCAGGTATTCCAGAACGGTAAACCTTTCGGCAATGAATATCACCAACCGTTTCTGATACACAAAGGGCTGGTAAAAAAGATCACCCTGGACCAGGAACCTGGCCAGAGCTATAATCCGGGCAGTCCGGCGGCCATGGTCAACGGTATTGCCGGCAATGCCGCCTATAACGACGGCCAGTGGTTTGGTTACAATGGTAAAGATCTGACTGCCACCGTGGAACTGGACAGTGTACAGGATATTCACCTGGTAGGCATGAATACCATGAATGCCAGATCTAATTGGATTTATCCGCCCAAACAGGTTGTTTTTTCCGTTTCGGAAGATGGTAAAACCTTTAAGGAAGTATTTAAGCAGACCAGCTTTACCAAGGAAGGGATTAACCAGGTACGGGGTAAACTGACGCAGGCAAGGGGCCGTTATGTACGCATGCAGGTGCAGCATTTTGGTAAGATCCCTGCCGGAGCGGCGGGTGCAGGCAACCCGGCGTGGGTGTTTGCAGACGAATTCATTATAGAATAA
- a CDS encoding class I SAM-dependent methyltransferase, whose amino-acid sequence MSRSPTSKSGLYMAGFRALESCKPEGERLLYDPFATAFLSRFLQTIFAACTLPVARKLFSSYIQLRWPGVFTAAVARTKLIDDMIIHAVEKEGINQVIILSASYDTRAHRLKIGAPLHYVEVDHPEVQLNKRKILSELLEIPVIPVDYIPLNMGEEGMSEVIDQLLNRKHYKTLFLWEALTTWEEAREAEAIFRYISSFASGTQVIITYLDRAPLDNPKAYPGFSRIYRTLRRAGEKWDYGLRPKDIHQFMEAHHMQIRYDAGADQYRALYFGEESRHMKGYEYFRIVRGEVK is encoded by the coding sequence ATGAGCCGATCCCCTACCAGTAAATCTGGTTTGTACATGGCTGGGTTCAGGGCATTGGAAAGCTGTAAGCCGGAGGGAGAACGTTTATTATATGATCCATTTGCCACTGCTTTTCTTTCGCGGTTCCTGCAGACCATATTCGCGGCCTGTACATTGCCGGTTGCCAGAAAGCTGTTTTCTTCGTATATCCAGCTCCGCTGGCCGGGTGTATTTACTGCTGCTGTAGCCAGAACAAAACTCATCGATGACATGATCATCCATGCAGTAGAAAAGGAAGGTATCAATCAGGTGATTATTCTCAGCGCCTCCTATGATACCCGTGCACATCGCCTGAAAATCGGTGCTCCTTTGCATTATGTAGAGGTAGATCATCCGGAAGTACAGCTGAATAAACGTAAGATACTCTCCGAACTGCTGGAAATCCCTGTGATACCGGTAGATTACATCCCGCTCAATATGGGCGAAGAAGGCATGTCGGAAGTCATCGATCAGCTGCTGAACCGCAAACACTACAAAACCCTGTTTCTTTGGGAAGCATTAACAACGTGGGAAGAAGCCCGCGAAGCAGAAGCTATTTTCCGCTATATCAGCAGCTTCGCTTCCGGCACACAGGTCATCATTACTTATCTCGATCGGGCGCCGCTGGACAACCCTAAAGCATATCCCGGTTTCTCCCGCATTTATCGCACCCTGCGCCGCGCGGGTGAAAAATGGGATTATGGTCTCCGTCCGAAAGACATCCATCAGTTTATGGAAGCGCACCACATGCAGATCCGTTATGATGCCGGCGCAGATCAGTACCGCGCACTCTACTTCGGCGAGGAAAGCCGGCATATGAAAGGCTATGAATATTTCAGAATAGTAAGAGGAGAAGTGAAATAG
- a CDS encoding YpdA family putative bacillithiol disulfide reductase, producing MNAAFDVLIIGGGPIGLSCALEARKAGLSYIIIEKGCVVNSLFNYPLYMTFFSTSERLEIGNVPFVSINPKPTRPEALEYYRRVATSHHINIKLFEEVKQVTPNADEYTVTTSKGTYHARHVILATGFYDIPNLLQIPGEDLPKVTHYYKDPHFYATQRVLVIGAHNSAVDAALETYRKGAQVTMVIRQEAIGNRVKYWVKPDIENRIKEGAIQAYFHSTVTAIRENEVDINTPDGPVTIPNDFVIAMTGYQPNFELLKTTGIALSDDEKKHPAYNPLTMETNMPRIYLAGVVCGGMDTHLWFIENSRDHAGKIMAHIKNNA from the coding sequence ATGAACGCTGCTTTTGATGTATTGATCATCGGCGGAGGACCTATTGGTCTCTCCTGTGCACTGGAGGCCCGGAAAGCCGGCCTGTCCTATATCATCATAGAAAAAGGCTGTGTGGTGAACTCCCTGTTTAACTACCCGTTGTATATGACTTTCTTTTCCACATCGGAAAGACTGGAAATAGGTAACGTTCCTTTTGTATCCATCAACCCGAAGCCTACCCGCCCGGAAGCACTGGAGTATTACAGAAGAGTGGCTACCAGTCATCATATCAATATAAAACTATTTGAAGAGGTCAAACAGGTAACACCTAACGCTGACGAATATACGGTAACTACTTCCAAAGGAACGTACCATGCCCGTCACGTAATACTGGCCACGGGTTTTTATGATATTCCCAACCTGCTGCAGATACCCGGCGAAGACCTGCCGAAAGTAACGCACTACTATAAAGATCCGCACTTTTACGCTACTCAGCGGGTGCTGGTCATCGGTGCACATAACTCCGCCGTGGATGCTGCCCTGGAAACCTATCGCAAAGGGGCTCAGGTAACCATGGTAATCCGGCAGGAAGCCATCGGCAACCGGGTGAAATACTGGGTAAAACCAGACATCGAAAACCGGATCAAAGAAGGAGCTATACAAGCCTATTTCCATTCAACGGTAACGGCTATACGGGAAAATGAAGTGGATATCAACACGCCTGATGGTCCGGTTACCATTCCCAACGATTTTGTGATTGCCATGACCGGCTATCAGCCCAATTTTGAGCTGCTGAAAACCACCGGCATCGCATTATCGGATGATGAGAAAAAACATCCGGCCTACAATCCGCTTACCATGGAAACCAACATGCCCCGTATTTATCTGGCAGGCGTGGTATGCGGCGGAATGGATACCCATTTGTGGTTTATCGAAAACTCCCGGGATCATGCCGGTAAAATCATGGCACACATAAAAAACAACGCCTGA
- a CDS encoding glutamine amidotransferase-related protein — MHIHCFQQVPFEGLGCMADWIKQKGHQLTYTRWYDTQPDSSAAAAADWFIIMGGPMGVYEQDQYPWMPTAITLIREAIAQNKKVLGICLGSQLIAAALDANVYPHTQTELGWYPIDFTFQDRAAALASVLPHRLNTFHFHGDTFDMPAGATRFAASAACSNQAFIYGDRVIGLQFHAELTPDSLQAMVDHGAGIIAHGGPFIQSAEKIRQHNNLLTENNRTLYRLLDYMEAL, encoded by the coding sequence ATGCATATTCACTGTTTCCAACAGGTACCTTTTGAAGGCTTGGGTTGTATGGCTGACTGGATCAAACAAAAAGGCCACCAGCTCACCTATACCCGCTGGTATGATACCCAACCCGATAGCAGCGCCGCCGCTGCCGCCGACTGGTTCATCATCATGGGCGGACCGATGGGCGTATATGAGCAGGACCAGTATCCCTGGATGCCCACTGCCATTACCCTGATTCGGGAAGCCATCGCACAAAACAAAAAAGTACTGGGCATCTGCCTCGGCTCTCAGCTGATAGCCGCCGCCCTGGATGCTAACGTATATCCGCACACGCAAACGGAACTGGGCTGGTACCCGATAGATTTTACCTTTCAGGACCGCGCCGCCGCCCTCGCATCCGTATTACCACACCGGCTCAACACTTTTCACTTTCACGGCGACACCTTTGATATGCCGGCAGGCGCTACCCGCTTTGCCGCTTCTGCCGCCTGCAGCAACCAGGCCTTTATTTACGGCGACCGTGTTATCGGGCTGCAGTTTCATGCCGAACTGACGCCGGACAGCCTGCAAGCGATGGTAGACCATGGCGCCGGCATTATTGCCCATGGCGGACCATTTATACAAAGCGCAGAAAAAATCCGGCAACACAACAATCTGTTAACCGAAAATAACCGCACCTTGTATCGCCTGCTCGATTACATGGAGGCATTATAA
- a CDS encoding YeiH family protein has translation MQQQKIGQAWLNSHFPKGIFIIAAAATLLPVVQPPVALLLGIALAQTMGNPFAAITPRITHWLLQLSVVGLGFGMNIYSAGKAGKEGFILTIASIAGTLLTGLLLGRLLKIDKKTSHLISCGTAICGGSAIAAIAPVVKAGEKQISVALGIIFLLNAAALFIFPAVGHLLNLSQQQFGLWSAIAIHDTSSVVGAAGKYGDEALQIATTVKLSRALWIIPIAFISALVFKSEKSRIKIPWFIGIFIVALLLNTWVPAVQQISPLLVKSAKTGLSLTLFLIGANLTRQSLQGIGWQPLLQGIVLWCMISAGALAAICLLG, from the coding sequence ATGCAACAACAAAAGATCGGACAAGCCTGGCTGAACAGTCATTTTCCCAAAGGAATATTTATCATCGCGGCAGCAGCCACCCTGCTGCCGGTTGTACAGCCACCGGTAGCCTTGCTCCTGGGTATCGCATTGGCACAAACCATGGGTAATCCCTTTGCGGCCATCACACCCCGCATTACCCACTGGTTGCTGCAACTGTCTGTGGTAGGTTTAGGTTTCGGCATGAACATCTACAGCGCCGGCAAAGCAGGTAAAGAAGGTTTTATACTGACCATCGCTTCCATTGCCGGTACGCTCTTAACCGGTTTACTATTGGGCCGCTTATTGAAAATAGATAAAAAAACATCCCATCTTATTTCCTGCGGCACGGCCATCTGTGGTGGGAGCGCCATTGCCGCCATCGCTCCTGTGGTGAAAGCCGGCGAAAAACAAATATCCGTAGCACTGGGAATTATATTTCTGCTGAACGCCGCCGCTTTGTTTATTTTTCCTGCCGTAGGACATCTGCTCAACTTATCGCAGCAACAGTTTGGCCTTTGGAGCGCCATTGCCATCCATGATACCAGTTCCGTTGTAGGCGCCGCCGGCAAATATGGCGATGAAGCCCTGCAAATTGCGACCACCGTTAAATTATCCCGCGCCCTCTGGATTATACCGATTGCCTTCATCAGCGCGCTGGTATTTAAGAGCGAAAAAAGCCGGATAAAAATCCCCTGGTTCATCGGTATTTTTATTGTTGCCCTGCTGTTGAATACCTGGGTACCAGCGGTACAACAAATTAGTCCGTTGCTGGTAAAAAGTGCGAAAACAGGTTTGTCCCTTACCTTATTCCTGATCGGCGCAAACCTTACCAGGCAATCCTTACAGGGTATTGGCTGGCAACCTTTACTACAGGGAATTGTATTATGGTGTATGATCAGCGCCGGTGCACTTGCAGCTATCTGTCTGTTAGGATAA